Proteins from a single region of Aythya fuligula isolate bAytFul2 chromosome 3, bAytFul2.pri, whole genome shotgun sequence:
- the GALM gene encoding aldose 1-epimerase: protein MAEVKREVFGRMPLEEGGGEVEKFVLQSDSVRVEILSLGCIIAALETKGRDGRFADIVLGFDTLEGYTRKHPFFGAVVGRVANRIAKGRFTVEGKEYQLFLNNGPNSLHGGAKGFDKVLWSPQVVPNGVCFFRLSPDGEEGYPGELKVWVTYTLHGSELAINYRAQSSKTTPVNLTNHAYFNLAGQGSPDIYDHEISIAADSYLPVDDTKIPTGEVAAVQGTAFDLRQPVELGKHLRKFHLDGFDHNFCLPPGRARRLVARAHHPPSGRTVEVHSTQPGLQFYTGNNLDGSLKGKGAATYPKHSAFCLETQHWPDAVNQPHFPSTLLAPGEEYDHTTWFCFGTA, encoded by the exons ATGGCGGAGGTGAAGAGGGAGGTTTTTGGGCGCATGCccctggaggaaggaggaggggaggtggAGAAGTTCGTGCTGCAGTCGGACAGCGTCAGAGTGGAGATCCTGTCCCTGGGGTGCATAATCGCCGCGCTGGAGACGAAAGGCAGGGACGGGCGGTTTGCGGACATTGTCCTGGGCTTTGACACGCTGGAAG GTTACACGAGGAAGCACCCCTTCTTCGGAGCCGTGGTGGGGCGCGTGGCCAACAGGATCGCCAAGGGGAGGTTCACCGTGGAGGGCAAGGAGTACCAGCTCTTCCTCAACAACGGGCCCAACTCGCTGCACGGCGGAGCCAAGGGCTTCGACAAG GTTCTCTGGAGCCCCCAGGTCGTCCCAAACGGCGTTTGCTTCTTTCGGCTCAGCCCCGACGGCGAGGAAGGCTACCCCGGGGAGCTGAAGGTCTGGGTCACCTACACGCTGCACGGCAGCGAGCTGGCCATCAACTACCGAGCTCAGAGCAGCAAGACAACGCCCGTCAACCTGACCAACCACGCGTACTTCAACCTGGCAGGGCAG GGCTCACCCGACATCTACGACCACGAGATTTCCATCGCAGCAGATTCCTACCTGCCCGTGGACGACACCAAGATCCCAACCG GGGAGGTGGCTGCCGTGCAGGGCACCGCTTTTGACCTCCGGCAGCCCGTGGAGCTGGGGAAGCACCTGAGGAAGTTCCACCTGGACGGCTTCGACCACAACTTCTGCCTGCCGCCGGGACGGGCTCGACGCCTGGTGGCCAG GGCTCACCACCCGCCGTCGGGCAGGACCGTGGAGGTTCACAGCACGCAGCCCGGCCTCCAGTTTTACACTGGGAACAACCTGGACGGCTCCCTGAAGGGCAAAGGTGCTGCCACCTACCCCAAACACTCAGCTTTCTGCTTGGAAACCCAGCACTGGCCTGATGCCGTCAACCAG CCCCActtccccagcaccctgctagCACCCGGGGAGGAGTACGACCACACCACCTGGTTCTGTTTCGGCACTGCCTGA